A window from Athalia rosae chromosome 5, iyAthRosa1.1, whole genome shotgun sequence encodes these proteins:
- the LOC105684151 gene encoding uncharacterized protein LOC105684151 isoform X1, which translates to MGWTLTGLGVALVVFVAAGIALVICRRYRVGWQWGARNVWSICEEWRQRLSWLWAPREEKVGLVKAQHPTAQTVPGLYRQAGNTSHHILHSESDLRLDAQGGFTRFEAVDRDLHPPIGGTAIPPQPLRPAPQPKPIARPRPSPLQAPSASDSLRMQDIGPAPLTPPPQGLSTNAAGHQHRGPSAFIFPGEPSAEYNSYRVAQEPIRYEVQGVKRSCESSQTTSYGFENGQDTVGSNMQYNDGYKITGNAYEGLKIRSDHETFGPGSNFQQYGAGSPDQRAMRYPPLTESVDIETEYNSRVQKETYENREMAQRNSGPMYNRRHARNESRSSSVQGGYRTQSGSSTAQTIMESIYGPQVASKMLQGSQDVHDLCDNTNSTHSQQQDIIEMTPLRAQSQNVPEVGASHSMGQNNLAKSQGLQNVTQMIQTNQAALYSLYAAQNSQTSTLQEHKTISQSSSKGKSLANTSAGPPLSTSTPPPSPVPPPAPPDPPNGGNAVLRKNEPTTGERIFNALRSVTSQSYIDASEFYNSVLSSAQQVQRFTFPPSETSEDGALSHRTPNGAQGFYAEPEIPGITKTGRGSDLYSRELNLEAHRTAQEVYNSLQDPPASPLLLKDLSQEPHPYLSDPSFTRTSEDIFNSLEQRRKSMERLNGFHDYTEVETADPPRRRSSQDLYAALEEVQMKRRLSQPSEDVYAGFSSGEIGESIAEGRKGSQGPEPEPPPDEASLKRAVSCDSVCSDTSVVLGDLEETPIVGHICVGLEYERWGGRGGEGDLTVSVLEARDLITPDGKPAQDTFVRVCLLPDRQTHVQTRLYRGCPSPSYQEKFLFPLDGGPVGRSLLVEVFSVDISMGVGASLMAEASLKLGPAPRPPATTWLPLIGPSLPVPHLGELMFSLSYLPTAERLTLVVVKARNLRGANPLPGDTFVKVYLLQQGKKLHKKKTSVKKGEKSPIFNEAIIFSVPAHALQGIQLRLTVAEAGEPRAYPVGHVIVGGDASGRAVAHWRQMLTALRRPVAMWHPLRK; encoded by the exons ATGGGCTGGACTTTAACGGGTCTGGGCGTTGCCCTGGTAGTTTTTGTAGCCGCAGGAATTGCCTTGGTGATTTGTAGAAG ATATCGCGTGGGCTGGCAATGGGGAGCTAGAAACGTGTGGAGCATCTGCGAGGAGTGGAGACAAAGGTTGTCATGGCTTTGGGCTCCTAGGGAGGAAAAG GTGGGACTTGTCAAGGCTCAGCATCCGACGGCGCAGACTGTTCCCGGCCTATATCGACAAGCCGGAAATACATCGCACCATATTCTCCACAGCGAGAGTGATTTGAGGCTCGACGCCCAAGGTGGTTTTACCAG ATTCGAAGCGGTGGACAGAGATCTGCACCCTCCGATAGGGGGAACGGCGATACCCCCGCAACCGTTAAGACCCGCTCCGCAACCCAAACCGATTGCTCGTCCGAGACCGTCACCTCTTCAAGCTCCCAGCGCGAGCGATAGTCTTCGTATGCAGGATATCGGCCCCGCGCCGTTAACACCTCCGCCGCAGGGCCTGTCCACAAACGCTGCCGGACACCAGCATCGCGGACCTTCGGCGTTCATCTTCCCCGGCGAGCCGTCCGCTGAATACAATTCTTACAGGGTAGCGCAAGAACCGATCAGGTACGAAGTTCAAGGCGTAAAACGCAGCTGTGAGAGTTCTCAGACTACTTCGTACGGATTTGAAAACGGTCAAGATACCGTAGGATCTAACATGCAGTACAACGACGGCTATAAAATAACGGGCAACGCCTACGAGGGTTTGAAAATTAGATCCGATCACGAAACCTTCGGGCCTGGAAGTAATTTCCAGCAATACGGAGCCGGTAGTCCAGATCAGCGGGCGATGAGGTACCCGCCGTTGACGGAAAGCGTCGACATTGAAACTGAATATAATTCAAGGGTGCAAAAAGAAACTtacgaaaatcgcgaaatggCGCAAAGGAATTCCGGGCCAATGTACAACCGGCGACACGCGCGTAACGAGTCAAGGTCCTCCTCCGTACAGGGTGGTTACAGAACGCAGAGCGGTTCTTCGACCGCCCAGACCATCATGGAATCGATCTACGGTCCCCAAGTAGCTTCGAAAATGCTCCAAGGTAGCCAGGACGTACATGATTTATGCGACAATACAAACTCGACGCACAGTCAACAGCAGGATATCATCGAAATGACCCCGTTGAGAGCGCAATCGCAAAACGTACCTGAGGTGGGAGCCTCCCATTCGATGGGACAGAACAATTTGGCAAAATCTCAAGGGTTGCAAAACGTTACGCAGATGATCCAGACCAACCAGGCGGCACTGTATTCGCTTTATGCCGCGCAGAATAGCCAGACGTCAACTCTGCAAGAGCATAAAACGATTTCGCAAAGTAGTAGCAAGGGAAAAAGTTTAGCCAATACCTCAGCAGGTCCTCCCTTGTCCACGTCCACGCCGCCCCCGAGTCCGGTGCCACCTCCGGCCCCCCCAGATCCACCGAACGGAGGGAACGCCGtgctgagaaaaaatgaaccaaCGACCGGTGAACGTATCTTCAACGCCCTCAGATCCGTTACATCGCAAAGTTACATAGACGCGTCGGAGTTTTACAA CTCGGTACTATCCTCGGCCCAGCAGGTCCAAAGGTTCACATTTCCACCCTCGGAAACATCAGAAGATGGTGCATTGAGTCATCGGACACCGAACGGTGCTCAAGGTTTCTACGCGGAGCCTGAAATACCTGGTATAACAAAGACGGGACGAGGTTCGGATTTATATAGCCGTGAACTCAATTTAGAAGCCCATAGAACGGCGCAGGAG GTTTACAATAGCCTTCAAGATCCCCCCGCATCACCGCTGCTTCTGAAGGATCTCAGCCAGGAACCTCACCCTTATCTTTCGGACCCAAGCTTCACCAGGACCTCTGAG GACATATTCAATAGCTTGGaacaaaggagaaaaagtatGGAAAGGCTCAACGGTTTCCATGATTATACGGAAGTAGAAACGGCGGATCCCCCAAG AAGGCGGAGCAGCCAGGATCTCTACGCTGCCTTGGAGGAAGTTCAAATGAAACGAAGGTTGTCACAG CCATCCGAAGACGTTTACGCGGGATTCAGTAGTGGAGAAATTGGAGAATCGATAGCGGAAGGTCGTAAAGGTTCTCAAGGTCCAGAGCCGGAACCACCACCCGACGAAGCGAGTTTAAAAAGAGCCGTCAGCTGCGACAGCGTCTGTTCGGACACGAGCGTGGTGCTCGGTGACCTCGAAGAAACTCCGATCGTTGGACATATCTGCGTTGGTCTGGAATACGAGCGATGGGGTGGCCGAGGAGGAGAAGGTGATCTGACCGTGAGCGTCCTTGAAGCCAGGGATCTAATAACTCCAGATGGAAAACCAGCTCAAGACACGTTTGTGAG AGTTTGTCTACTTCCGGATAGACAGACGCACGTACAGACAAGGCTGTACCGAGGTTGTCCATCCCCTAGTTATCAGGAAAAGTTTCTTTTCCCTCTGGACGGTGGTCCCGTGGGACGGTCTCTGCTGGTGGAG GTATTTTCCGTTGACATTAGTATGGGCGTCGGTGCTTCGCTGATGGCAGAGGCCAGCTTGAAATTAGGTCCAGCACCCAGGCCCCCCGCGACTACGTGGCTTCCTCTCATCGGTCCGTCTCTCCCCGTTCCACATTTGGGAGAGCTCATGTTTTCATTAAGTTACTTACCAACCGCTGAAAGGTTGACTTTGGTCGTAGTAAAAGCCAGGAATCTTCGAGGTGCGAATCCATTACCCGGGGATACCTTTGTCAAG GTATACCTACTTCAGCAAGGGAAAAAgttgcacaaaaaaaaaacatccgtcaaaaaaggtgaaaagagTCCAATTTTCAACGAGGCCATCATCTTTAGTGTGCCTGCTCACGCTTTACAG GGCATCCAGTTGAGGTTGACCGTTGCTGAAGCTGGAGAGCCAAGGGCGTATCCAGTCGGACATGTAATCGTTGGTGGTGATGCTTCCGGTCGAGCAGTTGCGCATTGGCGACAAATGTTGACCGCCCTAAGGCGTCCAGTTGCCATGTGGCATCCCCTAAGGAAATGA
- the LOC105684151 gene encoding uncharacterized protein LOC105684151 isoform X2: MGWTLTGLGVALVVFVAAGIALVICRRYRVGWQWGARNVWSICEEWRQRLSWLWAPREEKVGLVKAQHPTAQTVPGLYRQAGNTSHHILHSESDLRLDAQGGFTRFEAVDRDLHPPIGGTAIPPQPLRPAPQPKPIARPRPSPLQAPSASDSLRMQDIGPAPLTPPPQGLSTNAAGHQHRGPSAFIFPGEPSAEYNSYRVAQEPIRYEVQGVKRSCESSQTTSYGFENGQDTVGSNMQYNDGYKITGNAYEGLKIRSDHETFGPGSNFQQYGAGSPDQRAMRYPPLTESVDIETEYNSRVQKETYENREMAQRNSGPMYNRRHARNESRSSSVQGGYRTQSGSSTAQTIMESIYGPQVASKMLQGSQDVHDLCDNTNSTHSQQQDIIEMTPLRAQSQNVPEVGASHSMGQNNLAKSQGLQNVTQMIQTNQAALYSLYAAQNSQTSTLQEHKTISQSSSKGKSLANTSAGPPLSTSTPPPSPVPPPAPPDPPNGGNAVLRKNEPTTGERIFNALRSVTSQSYIDASEFYNSVLSSAQQVQRFTFPPSETSEDGALSHRTPNGAQGFYAEPEIPGITKTGRGSDLYSRELNLEAHRTAQEVYNSLQDPPASPLLLKDLSQEPHPYLSDPSFTRTSEDIFNSLEQRRKSMERLNGFHDYTEVETADPPRRSSQDLYAALEEVQMKRRLSQPSEDVYAGFSSGEIGESIAEGRKGSQGPEPEPPPDEASLKRAVSCDSVCSDTSVVLGDLEETPIVGHICVGLEYERWGGRGGEGDLTVSVLEARDLITPDGKPAQDTFVRVCLLPDRQTHVQTRLYRGCPSPSYQEKFLFPLDGGPVGRSLLVEVFSVDISMGVGASLMAEASLKLGPAPRPPATTWLPLIGPSLPVPHLGELMFSLSYLPTAERLTLVVVKARNLRGANPLPGDTFVKVYLLQQGKKLHKKKTSVKKGEKSPIFNEAIIFSVPAHALQGIQLRLTVAEAGEPRAYPVGHVIVGGDASGRAVAHWRQMLTALRRPVAMWHPLRK, from the exons ATGGGCTGGACTTTAACGGGTCTGGGCGTTGCCCTGGTAGTTTTTGTAGCCGCAGGAATTGCCTTGGTGATTTGTAGAAG ATATCGCGTGGGCTGGCAATGGGGAGCTAGAAACGTGTGGAGCATCTGCGAGGAGTGGAGACAAAGGTTGTCATGGCTTTGGGCTCCTAGGGAGGAAAAG GTGGGACTTGTCAAGGCTCAGCATCCGACGGCGCAGACTGTTCCCGGCCTATATCGACAAGCCGGAAATACATCGCACCATATTCTCCACAGCGAGAGTGATTTGAGGCTCGACGCCCAAGGTGGTTTTACCAG ATTCGAAGCGGTGGACAGAGATCTGCACCCTCCGATAGGGGGAACGGCGATACCCCCGCAACCGTTAAGACCCGCTCCGCAACCCAAACCGATTGCTCGTCCGAGACCGTCACCTCTTCAAGCTCCCAGCGCGAGCGATAGTCTTCGTATGCAGGATATCGGCCCCGCGCCGTTAACACCTCCGCCGCAGGGCCTGTCCACAAACGCTGCCGGACACCAGCATCGCGGACCTTCGGCGTTCATCTTCCCCGGCGAGCCGTCCGCTGAATACAATTCTTACAGGGTAGCGCAAGAACCGATCAGGTACGAAGTTCAAGGCGTAAAACGCAGCTGTGAGAGTTCTCAGACTACTTCGTACGGATTTGAAAACGGTCAAGATACCGTAGGATCTAACATGCAGTACAACGACGGCTATAAAATAACGGGCAACGCCTACGAGGGTTTGAAAATTAGATCCGATCACGAAACCTTCGGGCCTGGAAGTAATTTCCAGCAATACGGAGCCGGTAGTCCAGATCAGCGGGCGATGAGGTACCCGCCGTTGACGGAAAGCGTCGACATTGAAACTGAATATAATTCAAGGGTGCAAAAAGAAACTtacgaaaatcgcgaaatggCGCAAAGGAATTCCGGGCCAATGTACAACCGGCGACACGCGCGTAACGAGTCAAGGTCCTCCTCCGTACAGGGTGGTTACAGAACGCAGAGCGGTTCTTCGACCGCCCAGACCATCATGGAATCGATCTACGGTCCCCAAGTAGCTTCGAAAATGCTCCAAGGTAGCCAGGACGTACATGATTTATGCGACAATACAAACTCGACGCACAGTCAACAGCAGGATATCATCGAAATGACCCCGTTGAGAGCGCAATCGCAAAACGTACCTGAGGTGGGAGCCTCCCATTCGATGGGACAGAACAATTTGGCAAAATCTCAAGGGTTGCAAAACGTTACGCAGATGATCCAGACCAACCAGGCGGCACTGTATTCGCTTTATGCCGCGCAGAATAGCCAGACGTCAACTCTGCAAGAGCATAAAACGATTTCGCAAAGTAGTAGCAAGGGAAAAAGTTTAGCCAATACCTCAGCAGGTCCTCCCTTGTCCACGTCCACGCCGCCCCCGAGTCCGGTGCCACCTCCGGCCCCCCCAGATCCACCGAACGGAGGGAACGCCGtgctgagaaaaaatgaaccaaCGACCGGTGAACGTATCTTCAACGCCCTCAGATCCGTTACATCGCAAAGTTACATAGACGCGTCGGAGTTTTACAA CTCGGTACTATCCTCGGCCCAGCAGGTCCAAAGGTTCACATTTCCACCCTCGGAAACATCAGAAGATGGTGCATTGAGTCATCGGACACCGAACGGTGCTCAAGGTTTCTACGCGGAGCCTGAAATACCTGGTATAACAAAGACGGGACGAGGTTCGGATTTATATAGCCGTGAACTCAATTTAGAAGCCCATAGAACGGCGCAGGAG GTTTACAATAGCCTTCAAGATCCCCCCGCATCACCGCTGCTTCTGAAGGATCTCAGCCAGGAACCTCACCCTTATCTTTCGGACCCAAGCTTCACCAGGACCTCTGAG GACATATTCAATAGCTTGGaacaaaggagaaaaagtatGGAAAGGCTCAACGGTTTCCATGATTATACGGAAGTAGAAACGGCGGATCCCCCAAG GCGGAGCAGCCAGGATCTCTACGCTGCCTTGGAGGAAGTTCAAATGAAACGAAGGTTGTCACAG CCATCCGAAGACGTTTACGCGGGATTCAGTAGTGGAGAAATTGGAGAATCGATAGCGGAAGGTCGTAAAGGTTCTCAAGGTCCAGAGCCGGAACCACCACCCGACGAAGCGAGTTTAAAAAGAGCCGTCAGCTGCGACAGCGTCTGTTCGGACACGAGCGTGGTGCTCGGTGACCTCGAAGAAACTCCGATCGTTGGACATATCTGCGTTGGTCTGGAATACGAGCGATGGGGTGGCCGAGGAGGAGAAGGTGATCTGACCGTGAGCGTCCTTGAAGCCAGGGATCTAATAACTCCAGATGGAAAACCAGCTCAAGACACGTTTGTGAG AGTTTGTCTACTTCCGGATAGACAGACGCACGTACAGACAAGGCTGTACCGAGGTTGTCCATCCCCTAGTTATCAGGAAAAGTTTCTTTTCCCTCTGGACGGTGGTCCCGTGGGACGGTCTCTGCTGGTGGAG GTATTTTCCGTTGACATTAGTATGGGCGTCGGTGCTTCGCTGATGGCAGAGGCCAGCTTGAAATTAGGTCCAGCACCCAGGCCCCCCGCGACTACGTGGCTTCCTCTCATCGGTCCGTCTCTCCCCGTTCCACATTTGGGAGAGCTCATGTTTTCATTAAGTTACTTACCAACCGCTGAAAGGTTGACTTTGGTCGTAGTAAAAGCCAGGAATCTTCGAGGTGCGAATCCATTACCCGGGGATACCTTTGTCAAG GTATACCTACTTCAGCAAGGGAAAAAgttgcacaaaaaaaaaacatccgtcaaaaaaggtgaaaagagTCCAATTTTCAACGAGGCCATCATCTTTAGTGTGCCTGCTCACGCTTTACAG GGCATCCAGTTGAGGTTGACCGTTGCTGAAGCTGGAGAGCCAAGGGCGTATCCAGTCGGACATGTAATCGTTGGTGGTGATGCTTCCGGTCGAGCAGTTGCGCATTGGCGACAAATGTTGACCGCCCTAAGGCGTCCAGTTGCCATGTGGCATCCCCTAAGGAAATGA